One part of the Streptomyces nigra genome encodes these proteins:
- a CDS encoding PhzF family phenazine biosynthesis protein: protein MRIRIVDAFTDRPFSGNPAGVLLLDAFPADAWLQDVAMEVNHPETAFAHPLPEGGEADWALRWFTPAAEVAMCGHATLATAHVLFGTGAHEGPVRFATRSGVLVATPRADGSITLDFPTAPLTPVPVPDGLVEALGAEPLCAFDTGPFVGDLLVELPDEKTVRALTPDFRALGGHSERGVIATAAAEDPADGHDFVSRGFFPNVGIDEDAVTGSAHTALAPFWSERLGRTELTGLQASRRPGHVRVELRGERTLLGGRAVTVIEGELNA from the coding sequence ATGCGGATTCGAATCGTCGACGCCTTCACCGACCGCCCCTTCTCCGGCAATCCGGCGGGGGTCCTGCTCCTCGACGCCTTCCCGGCGGACGCCTGGCTCCAGGACGTGGCCATGGAGGTCAACCACCCCGAGACGGCCTTCGCCCACCCGCTGCCCGAGGGCGGCGAGGCCGACTGGGCGCTGCGCTGGTTCACACCCGCCGCCGAGGTCGCGATGTGCGGTCACGCGACCCTCGCCACCGCCCACGTCCTGTTCGGGACCGGCGCCCACGAGGGCCCCGTGCGGTTCGCCACCCGCAGCGGTGTCCTCGTCGCCACGCCCCGCGCGGACGGTTCGATCACGCTGGACTTCCCGACGGCCCCGCTGACCCCGGTGCCGGTGCCCGACGGGCTCGTCGAAGCCCTGGGCGCCGAGCCGCTGTGCGCCTTCGACACGGGGCCGTTCGTCGGCGATCTGCTCGTCGAACTCCCCGACGAGAAGACGGTCCGCGCCCTGACCCCCGACTTCCGGGCGCTCGGCGGGCACTCCGAGCGCGGCGTCATCGCCACCGCGGCGGCCGAGGACCCCGCCGACGGCCACGACTTCGTCAGCCGCGGGTTCTTCCCGAACGTCGGCATCGACGAGGACGCCGTCACCGGCAGCGCCCACACCGCCCTCGCCCCGTTCTGGTCCGAGCGCCTCGGCCGTACCGAGCTCACGGGTCTGCAGGCGTCCCGGCGCCCCGGGCACGTCCGCGTCGAACTCCGCGGCGAGCGCACGCTCCTCGGGGGCCGCGCGGTCACGGTCATCGAGGGCGAGCTCAACGCTTAG
- a CDS encoding PadR family transcriptional regulator, whose translation MRSHGYERGHGGHGEHGHHGRGGFEGRRGAFGPFGPGGFGGPGFGPGPWGPRGRGGPRGRARRGDVRASILALLKDRPMHGYEMIQEIAERSGGAWKPSPGSVYPTLQLLEDEGLIVSESEGGKKLFALTDAGREAAEAGPEAPWEEASRGVDWEALGEIRQAGFGLMEAFGQVWKTGTKEQREKALAVIGEARKKLYLILADED comes from the coding sequence ATGCGTTCCCATGGATACGAGCGTGGACACGGTGGTCATGGTGAGCACGGGCACCACGGCCGAGGCGGCTTCGAAGGGCGCCGTGGCGCCTTCGGTCCGTTCGGACCCGGTGGCTTCGGTGGACCCGGATTCGGTCCCGGCCCGTGGGGGCCCCGGGGTCGGGGTGGACCTCGGGGGCGGGCCCGGCGCGGTGACGTGCGGGCCTCGATCCTGGCCCTGCTGAAGGACCGCCCGATGCACGGTTACGAGATGATCCAGGAGATCGCCGAGCGCAGCGGCGGGGCGTGGAAGCCCAGCCCCGGCTCGGTGTACCCGACTCTCCAGCTGCTGGAGGACGAGGGCCTGATCGTCAGTGAGAGCGAGGGCGGCAAGAAGCTGTTCGCGCTGACCGACGCGGGCCGCGAGGCGGCCGAGGCCGGCCCGGAGGCCCCCTGGGAAGAGGCTTCCCGGGGCGTCGACTGGGAGGCGCTGGGCGAGATCCGGCAGGCCGGCTTCGGCCTGATGGAGGCCTTCGGTCAGGTCTGGAAGACGGGCACGAAGGAGCAGCGCGAGAAGGCGCTCGCCGTCATCGGCGAGGCCCGCAAGAAGCTGTACCTGATCCTGGCCGACGAGGACTGA
- a CDS encoding glutamate-cysteine ligase family protein: MGEKVVAGRFDLSDRQHYRDKLRQCLTGLERLLEERRFDRPRNLLGLEIELNLAGADGMPRMLNGQVLERIASRDFQTELAMFNLEVNIAPHRLEGRVFDQLGEELRTSLAYADRKAGEVDAGIVMIGILPTLDRDDLVSSNLSAVDRYALLNEQIVAARGEDFTLDIDGVERLTCTSKSIAPEAACTSVQLHLQVTPGRFADVWNAAQAVAAAQIAVGANSPFLFGRELWRESRPPLFQQSTDTRPPELQAQGVRPRTWFGERWITSAYDLFEENLRYFPALLPICDDENPLEVLDAGGTPTLAELVLHNGTVYRWNRPVYDIADGVPHLRVENRVLPAGPTVTDVIANAAFYYGVVRALAEESRPVWTRMPFEAAAANFDAACKDGIDARLLWPRRGRHGAMAEVDAVSLVRDELLPLAEVGLDAWGVEPADRDFYLGVIEERCRRRTNGASWQAATFHRALESGLGRDAALAATTRRYRELMLRGEPVHTWPVGQPEPVPAV, translated from the coding sequence ATGGGGGAGAAGGTCGTGGCAGGTCGGTTCGACCTGTCCGATCGTCAGCACTACCGTGACAAGCTGCGGCAGTGTCTGACGGGGCTGGAGCGGCTGCTGGAGGAGCGGCGGTTCGACCGTCCCAGGAATCTCCTGGGGCTGGAGATCGAGCTGAATCTCGCCGGCGCCGACGGTATGCCGAGAATGTTGAACGGGCAGGTACTCGAACGTATCGCCAGCCGTGACTTCCAGACCGAACTCGCGATGTTCAATCTGGAGGTGAACATAGCCCCGCACCGTCTGGAGGGCCGTGTTTTCGACCAGCTCGGCGAGGAACTCCGTACGTCACTGGCATATGCCGACCGAAAAGCGGGCGAGGTCGACGCCGGAATCGTGATGATCGGTATTCTGCCGACCCTCGACCGCGACGACCTGGTCTCCTCGAATCTCTCCGCCGTGGACCGTTACGCGCTCCTCAACGAGCAGATCGTGGCCGCCCGCGGCGAGGACTTCACCCTCGACATCGACGGCGTGGAACGCCTGACGTGCACCTCGAAGTCCATCGCCCCCGAGGCCGCCTGCACCTCGGTGCAACTGCACCTCCAGGTCACCCCGGGCCGCTTCGCCGACGTCTGGAACGCCGCCCAGGCGGTCGCCGCCGCGCAGATCGCCGTCGGCGCCAACTCGCCGTTCCTCTTCGGGCGCGAGCTGTGGCGGGAGTCCCGCCCACCGCTGTTCCAGCAGTCCACCGACACCCGCCCACCCGAGCTCCAGGCGCAGGGCGTCCGGCCGCGCACCTGGTTCGGGGAGCGCTGGATCACCTCGGCGTACGACCTCTTCGAGGAGAACCTGCGCTACTTCCCCGCGCTGCTGCCGATCTGCGACGACGAGAACCCGCTGGAGGTCCTGGACGCCGGCGGCACCCCCACCCTCGCGGAACTCGTCCTGCACAACGGCACCGTCTACCGCTGGAACCGCCCCGTCTACGACATCGCCGACGGCGTCCCGCATCTGCGCGTGGAGAACCGCGTCCTGCCCGCCGGGCCCACCGTCACCGACGTCATCGCCAACGCGGCGTTCTACTACGGCGTCGTCCGCGCCCTCGCCGAGGAGTCGCGGCCCGTGTGGACCAGGATGCCCTTCGAGGCGGCGGCCGCCAACTTCGACGCCGCCTGCAAGGACGGCATCGACGCCCGGCTGCTCTGGCCGCGCCGGGGTCGGCACGGTGCCATGGCCGAGGTCGACGCCGTCAGCCTCGTCCGCGACGAACTGCTGCCACTGGCCGAGGTGGGCCTGGACGCGTGGGGCGTCGAACCGGCCGACCGGGACTTCTACCTGGGCGTCATCGAGGAGCGCTGCCGTCGGCGCACCAACGGCGCGTCCTGGCAGGCGGCCACCTTCCACCGGGCGCTGGAGTCCGGGCTGGGCCGGGACGCCGCGCTGGCCGCGACGACCCGGCGCTACCGGGAGCTGATGCTCCGCGGCGAGCCCGTGCACACCTGGCCGGTGGGCCAGCCGGAGCCGGTGCCCGCGGTGTGA
- a CDS encoding substrate-binding and VWA domain-containing protein, which translates to MGRHSLPDQYGAGSGDPGRRAFRRRLALVTAVALTVAGGTAAAVEEGLLTFGTSCQDDAVRLTLAASPEVAPALKTAAERARRAGLTSDGRCVAVTVTAREPHRIAEALSADEDPGAEVWVPDSQAWVQRLTADGGTAEVSTIGNVAASPVGVAMVPAAAKRLGWPRRTYTWTELAGETLGDGPVRLGAGDPARSAAGLLALTRVSAAADATEGGDTRAAALMKALSERVTEGGGQILESLPRDASDSETANPRRNQAVVLSEQAAFKYNAATEDARDLDFFYPEDGAPRLDYPYALLDQTGLTTDESRAAIRFMSYLDDPEQQRLLERYGFRTSDEKVPDGLVARAGGSAPQPYAEPVDRPVTAVALQEALGVWEITVRSARITMVVDASASMEERVPGTERSRMDVTRASLRRALNTFTADDEIGLWDFSTALDGTKDYRVRVPAGRLGDSEGDVTQRDRLSAAVDRLKPVPEGATGLYDTTLAAYEAARSSYAKGRFNAVVVLTDGVNEDPGSISRSALLSRLGKLADAKRPLPLIMIAVGPDADREEADRIAKATGGSGHEVTDPAQMETAILKAIVKAASPDRRG; encoded by the coding sequence ATGGGACGTCACAGCTTGCCCGATCAGTATGGAGCGGGCAGCGGCGACCCCGGTCGACGCGCCTTCAGGCGCAGGCTGGCCCTGGTGACGGCGGTCGCGCTGACGGTGGCCGGCGGCACCGCAGCGGCGGTCGAGGAGGGCCTGCTGACCTTCGGCACCTCGTGCCAGGACGACGCGGTACGGCTGACGCTGGCCGCGTCCCCCGAGGTGGCGCCCGCGCTGAAGACGGCCGCGGAGCGGGCCCGGCGGGCCGGTCTCACCTCGGACGGGCGATGCGTCGCGGTGACGGTGACCGCGCGGGAGCCGCATCGGATCGCCGAGGCGCTGTCGGCGGACGAGGACCCGGGCGCCGAGGTGTGGGTGCCGGACTCGCAGGCCTGGGTACAGCGGCTCACGGCGGACGGCGGGACGGCCGAGGTCTCCACGATCGGCAATGTCGCCGCCTCACCGGTCGGGGTCGCCATGGTCCCGGCCGCCGCGAAGAGGCTGGGCTGGCCGCGCCGGACGTACACCTGGACGGAGCTGGCCGGGGAGACGCTGGGCGACGGCCCCGTGCGGCTCGGAGCCGGCGATCCGGCGCGCAGCGCTGCCGGGCTGCTCGCACTGACCCGGGTGAGCGCGGCGGCGGACGCGACGGAGGGCGGGGACACCCGGGCGGCCGCTCTGATGAAGGCGCTGTCGGAGCGGGTCACCGAGGGCGGCGGGCAGATCCTGGAGAGCCTGCCGCGTGACGCCTCGGACAGCGAGACGGCCAACCCCCGGCGCAACCAGGCGGTGGTCCTCAGCGAGCAGGCCGCCTTCAAGTACAACGCGGCCACCGAGGACGCCCGTGACCTGGACTTCTTCTACCCGGAGGACGGCGCGCCCCGGCTCGACTACCCGTACGCGCTGCTGGACCAGACCGGGCTGACCACCGACGAGAGCCGGGCGGCGATCCGGTTCATGAGCTACCTCGACGACCCGGAGCAGCAGCGCCTGCTGGAGCGGTACGGCTTCCGCACCTCGGACGAGAAGGTGCCGGACGGCCTGGTCGCACGGGCCGGCGGCAGCGCCCCGCAGCCGTATGCGGAGCCGGTGGACCGGCCGGTGACGGCGGTCGCCCTGCAGGAGGCGCTCGGCGTCTGGGAGATCACCGTGCGCAGCGCGCGGATCACCATGGTCGTGGACGCCTCCGCGTCCATGGAGGAGCGGGTGCCGGGCACCGAGCGGTCCCGGATGGACGTCACCAGGGCGTCGCTGCGGCGCGCGCTGAACACCTTCACGGCGGACGACGAGATCGGTTTGTGGGACTTCTCCACCGCCCTGGACGGCACCAAGGACTACCGGGTCCGGGTGCCGGCCGGGCGCCTCGGCGACAGCGAGGGCGACGTCACGCAGCGGGACCGGCTGTCGGCGGCCGTCGACCGGCTGAAGCCGGTGCCGGAGGGCGCGACGGGCCTGTACGACACGACGCTCGCCGCGTACGAGGCGGCGAGGTCCTCCTATGCGAAGGGCCGGTTCAACGCCGTGGTCGTCCTCACGGACGGCGTCAACGAGGACCCGGGCAGCATCTCGCGGTCCGCGCTCCTCTCCCGTCTCGGGAAGCTGGCCGATGCCAAGCGCCCGCTCCCCCTCATCATGATCGCCGTGGGTCCGGACGCCGACCGCGAGGAGGCGGACCGGATCGCGAAGGCGACCGGGGGCTCGGGCCACGAGGTGACGGACCCGGCCCAGATGGAGACGGCGATCCTCAAGGCGATCGTGAAGGCGGCCTCCCCCGACCGGCGGGGCTGA
- a CDS encoding CPBP family intramembrane glutamic endopeptidase: MQGEAGPLADPFPNERPARRILRDETLLVLALSLGASGVSALISFVGSVTKPGGLKDQAATLNASAAPGRPWLDLAWQLFGIASALVPVALVAHLLMREGRSMRTLGFDRGRPWFDLGRGAGIAAVIGSTGIAFYLAARELGFNLTVVPEALPDVWWKYPVLILSALQNAVLEEVIVVGYLLRRLGQLGWTPAAALVASSVLRGSYHLYQGVGGFIGNMVMGVVFVLLYRRWGRVGPLVVAHTLLDIGAFVGYALLAGRVDWLPTP; encoded by the coding sequence GTGCAGGGCGAGGCAGGTCCCCTGGCCGATCCCTTTCCGAACGAGCGGCCCGCACGGCGGATCCTCCGTGACGAGACGCTGCTCGTCCTGGCCCTCTCGCTCGGCGCGAGCGGGGTGTCCGCCCTGATCAGTTTCGTCGGGTCCGTGACGAAACCGGGCGGCCTCAAGGACCAGGCGGCCACGCTCAACGCCTCGGCCGCACCGGGCCGTCCGTGGCTGGATCTGGCGTGGCAGCTCTTCGGGATCGCCAGCGCGCTGGTGCCCGTCGCGCTGGTCGCGCACCTCCTCATGCGGGAGGGCCGGAGCATGCGCACGCTCGGCTTCGACCGCGGGCGCCCCTGGTTCGACCTGGGACGTGGGGCGGGGATCGCCGCCGTCATCGGCAGCACCGGCATCGCGTTCTATCTCGCCGCCCGCGAGCTCGGCTTCAACCTCACCGTGGTGCCCGAGGCGCTGCCCGACGTGTGGTGGAAGTACCCGGTGCTGATCCTGTCGGCCCTGCAGAACGCCGTCCTCGAAGAGGTCATCGTCGTCGGCTATCTGCTGCGGAGGCTGGGGCAGCTGGGCTGGACGCCGGCCGCCGCGCTGGTGGCCAGCTCCGTGCTGCGCGGCTCGTACCACCTCTACCAGGGCGTCGGCGGCTTCATCGGCAACATGGTGATGGGCGTGGTCTTCGTCCTGCTCTACCGGCGCTGGGGGCGGGTGGGCCCGCTGGTCGTCGCCCACACCCTGCTCGACATCGGGGCGTTCGTCGGATACGCCCTGCTCGCGGGCCGGGTGGACTGGCTGCCGACGCCCTGA
- a CDS encoding potassium-transporting ATPase subunit C, whose protein sequence is MNHSLSNTARLLGAGLRALLVLTLVTGVLYPLAVTGIAQGLFPGKANGSEVRADGKVVGSSLIGQAYDLPLKKGQETPAPDLKWFQGRPQNGLGSNNVNTQYRLILSGATNRSGDNPELVRWVKEAKAAVVRDNSTAGYRVKPSQVPADAVTSSGSGLDPDISPEYAALQVHRVAERNGLSTGQVRKLVEAHTEGRTLGFIGEPRVDVLELNIALRDLVGGS, encoded by the coding sequence ATGAACCACTCCCTATCGAACACGGCCCGTCTGCTCGGGGCGGGCCTGCGCGCCCTCCTCGTCCTCACCCTGGTCACCGGCGTCCTCTATCCGCTGGCCGTCACCGGCATCGCGCAGGGACTGTTCCCCGGCAAGGCGAACGGCTCCGAGGTGCGGGCGGACGGCAAGGTCGTCGGCTCCTCGCTGATCGGGCAGGCGTACGACCTGCCGCTGAAGAAGGGCCAGGAGACTCCGGCGCCCGACCTCAAGTGGTTCCAGGGCCGCCCGCAGAACGGCCTCGGCAGCAACAACGTCAACACGCAGTACCGCCTCATCCTGTCCGGCGCGACCAACCGGTCCGGCGACAACCCGGAGCTCGTGCGGTGGGTGAAGGAGGCCAAGGCGGCCGTCGTCAGGGACAACTCGACCGCCGGGTACCGGGTGAAGCCGTCCCAGGTGCCCGCGGACGCGGTGACGTCCTCCGGTTCCGGACTGGACCCGGACATCTCCCCGGAGTACGCCGCACTCCAGGTCCACCGGGTCGCCGAGCGCAACGGCCTGTCCACGGGGCAGGTGCGGAAGCTGGTCGAGGCCCACACCGAGGGCCGTACGCTCGGCTTCATCGGGGAGCCCCGGGTCGACGTGCTCGAACTCAACATCGCGCTGCGGGACTTGGTGGGCGGGAGCTGA
- a CDS encoding DUF5999 family protein, whose translation MCQHQPPCPSAESADRESARLVAHHPEQGWSLLCNGVLLFEDTGELLPDGKIIAPHRPLGAGKVVTAA comes from the coding sequence ATGTGCCAGCACCAACCACCGTGCCCCTCAGCCGAATCCGCCGACCGGGAATCCGCCCGTCTCGTGGCGCACCACCCGGAGCAGGGCTGGAGCCTGCTGTGCAACGGTGTTCTCCTCTTCGAGGACACCGGTGAACTCCTGCCGGACGGCAAGATCATCGCCCCGCACCGTCCGCTGGGCGCCGGCAAGGTGGTCACCGCCGCGTAG